The Salmo salar chromosome ssa06, Ssal_v3.1, whole genome shotgun sequence genome window below encodes:
- the LOC106596055 gene encoding ubiquitin carboxyl-terminal hydrolase 37-like isoform X2, whose translation MSSEVKEVGAFVPQTKRMVPRFAGIAEASIDLRDSSVSLERPLVRPREAMARLPNLFSKSSTQLGEQSCTGEGEDNTKLLGLPNIGNTCFMNSALQCLLGLPAFCRDILRQQDTWSSSPSSKLLCCFAELHQARLSGGTVNAKKKEKMKILQTVKRCLSVVNEDYEDDGEQDAHECVLLLLFQLKEEGMALKGSPEPYTCPVKQLEFKLKTFRTCTSCGVIVYGQEDYNHLSLNLSQDLTHSLDLYFKPSALECACRVCSGSMASVTRHFLTLPRVLMLHIKRFTAGNWEPEKVDDPISIPAELTLPAVCGATAPVQHGARASSMGKNNMDNTPANSPKGTLDRPASNSSDQLEKPAVSEKEQQAAAVRHQPDNIYKLSSVISHLGDNMCTGHYISDVLDSRGSGWLCLDDAHVLRTDEATVLRATAQTAYILFYVCSGAGEGDQAPHY comes from the exons ATGAGCTCTGAGGTCAAAGAGGTGGGGGCATTTGTTCCACAGACAAAGAGAATGGTACCCCGATTTGCTGGCATCGCAG AGGCCTCCATTGACCTGAGGGATTCCTCTGTCTCCTTGGAGAG GCCATTGGTCAGACCTCGGGAAGCCATGGCTCGCCTCCCAAACCTGTTCAGCAAGAGTAGCACCCAGCTGGGGGAGCAGAGCTGCACAGGCGAGGGCGAAGACAACACCAAGCTCCTcgg GTTGCCTAATATTGGCAACACCTGCTTCATGAACTCTGCTCTGCAGTGCCTGCTGGGGCTGCCAGCATTTTGCAGAGACATCCTGAGACAGCAGGACACCTGGagttcctccccctcctctaaaCTGCTATG CTGCTTTGCCGAGTTACATCAGGCAAGGCTTTCTGGAGGCACTGTCAATGCTAAGAAAAAGGAAAAGATGAAAATCCTTCAAACAGTCAAGCGCTGTCTCTCCGTTGTCAATGAGGACTATGAGGACGACGGTGAACAG GATGCCCATGAATGTGTGTTGCTCCTCCTCTTTCAGCTGAAGGAGGAGGGTATGGCATTAAAGGGCTCCCCAGAGCCATACACCTGCCCCGTGAAGCAGTTAGAATTCAAGCTGAAGACTTTCCGTACCTGCACCAG CTGTGGAGTTATAGTGTATGGTCAGGAGGATTACAATCACCTGTCACTGAACCTGAGCCAAGACCTGACACACAGCCTGGACCTCTACTTTAAG CCATCTGCATTAGAGTGTGCATGCAGGGTGTGCTCAGGCAGCATGGCATCTGTGACTAGGCACTTCCTCACGCTGCCCCG GGTCCTAATGCTTCATATCAAGCGGTTTACTGCAGGCAACTGGGAGCCAGAGAAGGTGGATGATCCCATATCCATCCCTGCAGAACTGACCCTCCCAGCCGTATGTGGGGCGACAGCCCCTGTCCAGCATGGAGCCAG GGCAAGCTCCATGGGGAAAAACAACATGGACAACACACCTGCAAACTCCCCGAAAGGCACCCTTGATAGACCAG CTTCAAATTCCTCTGACCAGCTAGAGAAACCAGCTGTTAGTGAGAAAGAGCAGCAGGCAGCCGCtgtg AGACACCAGCCAGACAATATCTACAAATTGTCAAGTGTGATCTCACATCTGGGAGACAACATGTGTACAG GCCACTACATCAGTGATGTTTTGGACAGCCGTGGCAGTGGGTGGCTCTGCCTGGATGACGCACATGTCTTGAGGACAGATGAGGCCACTGTGCTGAGGGCAACGGCACAGACTGCCTACATCCTGTTCTATGTCTGCAG tggagcaggtgaaGGAGACCAGGCCCCTCACTACTAG
- the LOC106596055 gene encoding ubiquitin carboxyl-terminal hydrolase 37-like isoform X3: MSSEVKEVGAFVPQTKRMVPRFAGIAEASIDLRDSSVSLERPLVRPREAMARLPNLFSKSSTQLGEQSCTGEGEDNTKLLGLPNIGNTCFMNSALQCLLGLPAFCRDILRQQDTWSSSPSSKLLCCFAELHQARLSGGTVNAKKKEKMKILQTVKRCLSVVNEDYEDDGEQDAHECVLLLLFQLKEEGMALKGSPEPYTCPVKQLEFKLKTFRTCTSCGVIVYGQEDYNHLSLNLSQDLTHSLDLYFKPSALECACRVCSGSMASVTRHFLTLPRVLMLHIKRFTAGNWEPEKVDDPISIPAELTLPAVCGATAPVQHGARASSMGKNNMDNTPANSPKGTLDRPGHYISDVLDSRGSGWLCLDDAHVLRTDEATVLRATAQTAYILFYVCSGAGEGDQAPHY, from the exons ATGAGCTCTGAGGTCAAAGAGGTGGGGGCATTTGTTCCACAGACAAAGAGAATGGTACCCCGATTTGCTGGCATCGCAG AGGCCTCCATTGACCTGAGGGATTCCTCTGTCTCCTTGGAGAG GCCATTGGTCAGACCTCGGGAAGCCATGGCTCGCCTCCCAAACCTGTTCAGCAAGAGTAGCACCCAGCTGGGGGAGCAGAGCTGCACAGGCGAGGGCGAAGACAACACCAAGCTCCTcgg GTTGCCTAATATTGGCAACACCTGCTTCATGAACTCTGCTCTGCAGTGCCTGCTGGGGCTGCCAGCATTTTGCAGAGACATCCTGAGACAGCAGGACACCTGGagttcctccccctcctctaaaCTGCTATG CTGCTTTGCCGAGTTACATCAGGCAAGGCTTTCTGGAGGCACTGTCAATGCTAAGAAAAAGGAAAAGATGAAAATCCTTCAAACAGTCAAGCGCTGTCTCTCCGTTGTCAATGAGGACTATGAGGACGACGGTGAACAG GATGCCCATGAATGTGTGTTGCTCCTCCTCTTTCAGCTGAAGGAGGAGGGTATGGCATTAAAGGGCTCCCCAGAGCCATACACCTGCCCCGTGAAGCAGTTAGAATTCAAGCTGAAGACTTTCCGTACCTGCACCAG CTGTGGAGTTATAGTGTATGGTCAGGAGGATTACAATCACCTGTCACTGAACCTGAGCCAAGACCTGACACACAGCCTGGACCTCTACTTTAAG CCATCTGCATTAGAGTGTGCATGCAGGGTGTGCTCAGGCAGCATGGCATCTGTGACTAGGCACTTCCTCACGCTGCCCCG GGTCCTAATGCTTCATATCAAGCGGTTTACTGCAGGCAACTGGGAGCCAGAGAAGGTGGATGATCCCATATCCATCCCTGCAGAACTGACCCTCCCAGCCGTATGTGGGGCGACAGCCCCTGTCCAGCATGGAGCCAG GGCAAGCTCCATGGGGAAAAACAACATGGACAACACACCTGCAAACTCCCCGAAAGGCACCCTTGATAGACCAG GCCACTACATCAGTGATGTTTTGGACAGCCGTGGCAGTGGGTGGCTCTGCCTGGATGACGCACATGTCTTGAGGACAGATGAGGCCACTGTGCTGAGGGCAACGGCACAGACTGCCTACATCCTGTTCTATGTCTGCAG tggagcaggtgaaGGAGACCAGGCCCCTCACTACTAG
- the LOC106596055 gene encoding ubiquitin carboxyl-terminal hydrolase 37-like isoform X1 produces the protein MSSEVKEVGAFVPQTKRMVPRFAGIAEASIDLRDSSVSLERPLVRPREAMARLPNLFSKSSTQLGEQSCTGEGEDNTKLLGLPNIGNTCFMNSALQCLLGLPAFCRDILRQQDTWSSSPSSKLLCCFAELHQARLSGGTVNAKKKEKMKILQTVKRCLSVVNEDYEDDGEQDAHECVLLLLFQLKEEGMALKGSPEPYTCPVKQLEFKLKTFRTCTSCGVIVYGQEDYNHLSLNLSQDLTHSLDLYFKPSALECACRVCSGSMASVTRHFLTLPRVLMLHIKRFTAGNWEPEKVDDPISIPAELTLPAVCGATAPVQHGARASSMGKNNMDNTPANSPKGTLDRPASNSSDQLEKPAVSEKEQQAAAVRHQPDNIYKLSSVISHLGDNMCTGKMHARTHNSESLMYTLFCFPCSLGHYISDVLDSRGSGWLCLDDAHVLRTDEATVLRATAQTAYILFYVCSGAGEGDQAPHY, from the exons ATGAGCTCTGAGGTCAAAGAGGTGGGGGCATTTGTTCCACAGACAAAGAGAATGGTACCCCGATTTGCTGGCATCGCAG AGGCCTCCATTGACCTGAGGGATTCCTCTGTCTCCTTGGAGAG GCCATTGGTCAGACCTCGGGAAGCCATGGCTCGCCTCCCAAACCTGTTCAGCAAGAGTAGCACCCAGCTGGGGGAGCAGAGCTGCACAGGCGAGGGCGAAGACAACACCAAGCTCCTcgg GTTGCCTAATATTGGCAACACCTGCTTCATGAACTCTGCTCTGCAGTGCCTGCTGGGGCTGCCAGCATTTTGCAGAGACATCCTGAGACAGCAGGACACCTGGagttcctccccctcctctaaaCTGCTATG CTGCTTTGCCGAGTTACATCAGGCAAGGCTTTCTGGAGGCACTGTCAATGCTAAGAAAAAGGAAAAGATGAAAATCCTTCAAACAGTCAAGCGCTGTCTCTCCGTTGTCAATGAGGACTATGAGGACGACGGTGAACAG GATGCCCATGAATGTGTGTTGCTCCTCCTCTTTCAGCTGAAGGAGGAGGGTATGGCATTAAAGGGCTCCCCAGAGCCATACACCTGCCCCGTGAAGCAGTTAGAATTCAAGCTGAAGACTTTCCGTACCTGCACCAG CTGTGGAGTTATAGTGTATGGTCAGGAGGATTACAATCACCTGTCACTGAACCTGAGCCAAGACCTGACACACAGCCTGGACCTCTACTTTAAG CCATCTGCATTAGAGTGTGCATGCAGGGTGTGCTCAGGCAGCATGGCATCTGTGACTAGGCACTTCCTCACGCTGCCCCG GGTCCTAATGCTTCATATCAAGCGGTTTACTGCAGGCAACTGGGAGCCAGAGAAGGTGGATGATCCCATATCCATCCCTGCAGAACTGACCCTCCCAGCCGTATGTGGGGCGACAGCCCCTGTCCAGCATGGAGCCAG GGCAAGCTCCATGGGGAAAAACAACATGGACAACACACCTGCAAACTCCCCGAAAGGCACCCTTGATAGACCAG CTTCAAATTCCTCTGACCAGCTAGAGAAACCAGCTGTTAGTGAGAAAGAGCAGCAGGCAGCCGCtgtg AGACACCAGCCAGACAATATCTACAAATTGTCAAGTGTGATCTCACATCTGGGAGACAACATGTGTACAGGTaaaatgcacgcacgcacacacaattcTGAAAGCTTAATGTACACTCTATTCTGTTTCCCTTGTTCCCTAGGCCACTACATCAGTGATGTTTTGGACAGCCGTGGCAGTGGGTGGCTCTGCCTGGATGACGCACATGTCTTGAGGACAGATGAGGCCACTGTGCTGAGGGCAACGGCACAGACTGCCTACATCCTGTTCTATGTCTGCAG tggagcaggtgaaGGAGACCAGGCCCCTCACTACTAG
- the LOC106596055 gene encoding ubiquitin carboxyl-terminal hydrolase 26-like isoform X4 yields the protein MDLGFLEVTSDEENQSCFAELHQARLSGGTVNAKKKEKMKILQTVKRCLSVVNEDYEDDGEQDAHECVLLLLFQLKEEGMALKGSPEPYTCPVKQLEFKLKTFRTCTSCGVIVYGQEDYNHLSLNLSQDLTHSLDLYFKPSALECACRVCSGSMASVTRHFLTLPRVLMLHIKRFTAGNWEPEKVDDPISIPAELTLPAVCGATAPVQHGARASSMGKNNMDNTPANSPKGTLDRPASNSSDQLEKPAVSEKEQQAAAVRHQPDNIYKLSSVISHLGDNMCTGKMHARTHNSESLMYTLFCFPCSLGHYISDVLDSRGSGWLCLDDAHVLRTDEATVLRATAQTAYILFYVCSGAGEGDQAPHY from the exons atggacctgggattcctggaagtgacatctgatgaagagaatcaaag CTGCTTTGCCGAGTTACATCAGGCAAGGCTTTCTGGAGGCACTGTCAATGCTAAGAAAAAGGAAAAGATGAAAATCCTTCAAACAGTCAAGCGCTGTCTCTCCGTTGTCAATGAGGACTATGAGGACGACGGTGAACAG GATGCCCATGAATGTGTGTTGCTCCTCCTCTTTCAGCTGAAGGAGGAGGGTATGGCATTAAAGGGCTCCCCAGAGCCATACACCTGCCCCGTGAAGCAGTTAGAATTCAAGCTGAAGACTTTCCGTACCTGCACCAG CTGTGGAGTTATAGTGTATGGTCAGGAGGATTACAATCACCTGTCACTGAACCTGAGCCAAGACCTGACACACAGCCTGGACCTCTACTTTAAG CCATCTGCATTAGAGTGTGCATGCAGGGTGTGCTCAGGCAGCATGGCATCTGTGACTAGGCACTTCCTCACGCTGCCCCG GGTCCTAATGCTTCATATCAAGCGGTTTACTGCAGGCAACTGGGAGCCAGAGAAGGTGGATGATCCCATATCCATCCCTGCAGAACTGACCCTCCCAGCCGTATGTGGGGCGACAGCCCCTGTCCAGCATGGAGCCAG GGCAAGCTCCATGGGGAAAAACAACATGGACAACACACCTGCAAACTCCCCGAAAGGCACCCTTGATAGACCAG CTTCAAATTCCTCTGACCAGCTAGAGAAACCAGCTGTTAGTGAGAAAGAGCAGCAGGCAGCCGCtgtg AGACACCAGCCAGACAATATCTACAAATTGTCAAGTGTGATCTCACATCTGGGAGACAACATGTGTACAGGTaaaatgcacgcacgcacacacaattcTGAAAGCTTAATGTACACTCTATTCTGTTTCCCTTGTTCCCTAGGCCACTACATCAGTGATGTTTTGGACAGCCGTGGCAGTGGGTGGCTCTGCCTGGATGACGCACATGTCTTGAGGACAGATGAGGCCACTGTGCTGAGGGCAACGGCACAGACTGCCTACATCCTGTTCTATGTCTGCAG tggagcaggtgaaGGAGACCAGGCCCCTCACTACTAG
- the LOC106599495 gene encoding ubiquitin carboxyl-terminal hydrolase 37-like isoform X3, with protein sequence MGCLCCCKKKKKCRVRLGIGSRCPSPFPIPPKLTSLDASMVTASVWKNREKKNVKDHHQLDSSFVSSFHLKPSTTSLTPLDPLSGRTPIGAASPLTPGSPARSPSTLSKFFSLSSLSSLHMSSVSSSSSSEEGSQTSSPFSASSVSLAVSTQPSSSATPPSPACPSSTTHVSSPAPQSSSPNPVDHHGETNKDSETARDLMSSEVKEVGAFVPQTKRMVPRFAGIAEASIDLRDSSVSLERPLVRPREAMARLPNLFSKSSTQLGEQSCTGEGEDNTKLLGLPNIGNTCFMNSALQCLLGLPAFCRDILRQQDTWSFSPSSKLLCCFAELHQARLSGGTVNAKKKEKMKILQTVKRCLSVVNEDYEDDGEQDAHECVLLLLFQLKEEGMALKGSPEPYTCPVKQLEFKLKTFRTCTSCGVIVYGQEDYNHLSLNLSQDLTHSLDLYFKPSALECACRVCSGSMASVTRHFLTLPRVLMLHIKRFTAGNWEPEKVDDPISIPAELTLPAVCGATAPVQHGARASSMGKNNMDNTPANSPKGTLDRPGHYISDVLDSRGSGWLCLDDAHVLRTDEATVLRATAQTAYILFYVCSGAGEGDQAPHY encoded by the exons ATGGGATGTTTGTGTTGCTGTAAAAAG AAAAAGAAGTGCAGAGTTCGCCTCGGGATTGGGAGCCGCTGTCCATCGCCGTTCCCAATCCCACCCAAACTGACGTCATTGGATGCCAGCATGGTAACTGCGTCAGTTTGGAAAAACCGGGAGAAGAAGAACGTAAAGGATCACCACCAACTTGATTCTTCCTTTGTCTCTTCTTTCCATTTGAAACCGTCTACAACATCTCTGACACCCCTCGACCCCTTGTCTGGCCGAACACCAATCGGCGCTGCATCCCCCCTCACCCCTGGATCCCCTGCCAGATCCCCTTCCACTCTCTCCAAGTTCTTcagcctctcttccctctcctctctccacatgtcatctgtctcttcttcttcttcttcagaggAAGGATCACAGACCTCCTCCCCTTTTAGTGCTTCCTCTGTTTCCCTGGCTGTCTCAACTCAGCCATCCTCCTCTGCCACTCCCCCCAGTCCTGCCTGCCCTTCCTCCACAACCCACGTCTCCTCCCCTGCCCCCCAGTCCTCCTCTCCAAACCCCGTGGACCACCATGGAGAGACCAACAAAGACAGTGAGACTGCCAG AGATCTTATGAGCTCTGAGGTCAAAGAGGTGGGGGCATTTGTTCCACAGACAAAGAGAATGGTACCCCGATTTGCTGGCATCGCAG AGGCCTCCATTGACCTGAGGGATTCCTCTGTCTCCTTGGAGAG GCCATTGGTCAGACCTCGGGAAGCCATGGCTCGCCTCCCAAACCTGTTCAGCAAGAGTAGCACCCAGCTGGGGGAGCAGAGCTGCACAGGCGAGGGCGAAGACAACACCAAGCTCCTcgg GTTGCCTAATATTGGCAACACCTGCTTCATGAACTCTGCTCTGCAGTGCCTGCTGGGGCTGCCAGCATTTTGCAGAGACATCCTGAGACAACAGGACACCTGgagtttctccccctcctctaaaCTGCTATG CTGCTTTGCCGAGTTACATCAGGCAAGGCTTTCTGGAGGCACTGTCAATGCTAAGAAAAAGGAAAAGATGAAAATCCTTCAAACAGTCAAGCGCTGTCTCTCCGTTGTCAATGAGGACTATGAGGACGACGGTGAACAG GATGCCCATGAATGTGTGTTGCTCCTCCTCTTTCAGCTGAAGGAGGAGGGTATGGCATTAAAGGGCTCCCCAGAGCCATACACCTGCCCCGTGAAGCAGTTAGAATTCAAGCTGAAGACTTTCCGTACCTGCACCAG CTGTGGAGTTATAGTGTATGGTCAGGAGGATTACAATCACCTGTCACTGAACCTGAGCCAAGACCTGACACACAGCCTGGACCTCTACTTTAAG CCATCTGCATTAGAGTGTGCATGCAGGGTGTGCTCAGGCAGCATGGCATCTGTGACTAGGCACTTCCTCACGCTGCCCCG GGTCCTAATGCTTCATATCAAGCGGTTTACTGCAGGCAACTGGGAGCCAGAGAAGGTGGATGATCCCATATCCATCCCTGCAGAACTGACCCTCCCAGCCGTATGTGGGGCGACAGCCCCTGTCCAGCATGGAGCCAG GGCAAGCTCCATGGGGAAAAACAACATGGACAACACACCTGCAAACTCCCCGAAAGGCACCCTTGATAGACCAG